Genomic segment of Nitrospinota bacterium:
ATCCATTCTTCCCTTGCCAGTTTTCCCGTTACCGTTTACTCTTTTCATGTGACCTCCTTGCTTTCCGTTGTTTTCGTTCAAAAACATGGTAGCAGGTGAGGTCATACCTTCGTTTCAACTAAGTTTAGGACACTTTCTCATCGTCCAGCCATAATTGTTTGTGTCCCGGTTGCATTAAGGACTGTGGCGCGCTCAGGCAGAAGGGATGAAAAAATGAAAATCAACCGCAAGATGAATGCCGGAAGATCCATAAATTGAATAAACAATATTCATGTTCATAGTCACCTCACTTAAAACAGATGAGTTGACAATCAGTATCTCCATCAATCCCAGCACCCAGGAAGCCTCCTGCCTGAACGCGCCACAATCTATTATACAGTCAACTACGCCGCAGTAAGCTCAAAATCCTCGTGGTGTTTGTCCACCAGGTCCACGGAGAGTATCTTGGAAACGCCCTCTTCCTCCTGCGTGATGCCGTAGAGCCGTTCGGCGAAACTCATCGTCTTCTGGTTGTGGGTGATGATGATGAACTGGGTGTTCGCCTTCATCTCCATGAGCATGTCGCGGAAGCGGAATATGTTCGCTTCGTCGAGCGGGGCGTCCACTTCGTCGAGCAGGCAGAAGGGGCTGGGGCGCGTCATGAACACCGCGAACAGCAGCGCTATGGCGGTCATCGCCTTCTCACCGGCGGAAAGCAGGTTAAGGTTCTGCACCTTCTTGCCCGGCGGCTGGACGAATATCTCCAGCCCCGGTTCGGACTGCCCCTCTTCCTGGGTAAGGCGCATCTCCGCCCGGCCGCCGCCGAACAGCCGCTTGAACACTATCTCGAAGTTGCGCGACACCTTTTCGTACGTCTCGTTGAACATGTCCGCGGTGGTGGCGTTGATGCTGTCTATGGTCTTGCGCAGCGTGGCGATGGATTTTACAAGGTCCTCGTGCTGGTTTTTCATGAACTCAAACCGCCCGTTGACCTCTTCGTACTCCTCCAGCGCGCTCATGTTCACGTCGCCGATGCGCGAAAGTTCACCCCGCAGGAAAGCCAGCCTTTGTCCCGCCTCCTCCACGTCCAACCCCTCGATGTCCGCGGTCCGCAGATCCTCCACAGGGATGTTGAACTCGTGGTCGGCCTTCTCCAGAAGGTTTTCTATGCGCATCTCAAGCTCCGACTTTTTCACGGCAAGCGAGGCCGTTTCCGTCCGGATATCGTCCAGGGTTTTCTCGATTTCGCGGGCGGAACGCTCCATTTCGGCCCTGCGCTCGATCTTTTCGTTTAGCGTGTCGGCCATCTGGTTGACGCTGGCGGATATGGTGTCCCGCTTGCGGGCCAGTTCCACGTTCTCCGCGTCCAGCTTTTCCGTGGACTGGGCGATCTCGTCCCGCCTGCGGCCAAAGCCGCTTATCGAATCGCGAAGGCGTTGTATCCTCCCCGTCATCTCCACGCCGGAGGACTCCAGGCGCCGCAGGTCCATCCTCAGGTTTTCAAGCCTTCCGCGCGATTCGGCCAGTTTCACCTCCTCCGCGCCAAGCCTTCCTGTCATCTCGTCGAGCCGGCCGCGCAACTCGTCCAGCGAAGTCTGGAACGCGCCGTTGGCCGCGTCCAGTTCCTCTTTCCTGCGTTCCATTGCGCCGGTCTCTTCGGCGATCTGCAGTTCCTCCGCCGTCAAACGGGCCTGTTCCTGCATGGCGTTGTCCCTGTCGCGCATAAGCGATTCAAGGGCGGTGGCCCCCCGGGCAAGCTCGGACTCCTCCCGCTGCATTTCCCTGGAGATGGAAACGGACTTCATCTCGATTTCCCGCAGGTTATGGTCCGACATTGCCAGCTTCTCCCGCGCCATGCGGACAGTCTCCACCGCCGCCGCTTTACGGGAGGCGGTCTCATCCTTTTTGGCCTCCAGCGTGGTCAACTGCGCCCGTATCTCTTCTATCATCCTCTTGCGGGCCACGATAGCTCCGCCGGCGGCCGCCTTGGCGGGAGATCCGCCCGTGACGAATCCGAACCTGTCCACCATGTCCCCTTCCGGCGTGACGACGGTGAAAGATCCGGGATTTAAATTCCATATCTCCAGCGCCCCGGTAAGATCGGAGGCTATCAGGATGTTCGCAAGCACCGCGGCCGCCTGTTGCGGCACATCGCCGGACAATGTGACCATGTCCACCGCGCGCCCGACAAGTTTCGGATGGGCCGGCGCCTGCACAGCGCCGGTGGACGAGGCGGAAAGGCCCATGGGGACAAATCCGGACCTGCCTATGTTCTCCCGTTTCATCAGCGAAACGGCCTGCATGGCCGCCCCTGCGCTTTCCACTATCACAGCCTCCAGCCGCTCGCCGAGGATGGCGCCCACGGCCGCTTCCAGCTCCGGAGTCACCCGAAGCCCGTCCGCCAAAAGCCCCTTCACGCCGGAGAGCTCCGAAGCCCCTTCGTTCCTTCTTTTCATCAGGCGGCGCACCCCTTCGGAGAAACCTTCCATGTTCCTTTCCAGTTCCTCCAGGGACTCCAGGCGGGACACCTGCCGCGTGATCTCTTTTTCCGCCGCCGAAAGCTCTTCCTCGACGGATTTTAACGCCGCCGAAGCCTCCTCCAGCCCGCGCCTTATGGCGGAGTTGTTGTCCATCTCCGAAAGGGAGGCGGCGGACAAAGCCTCGGACTCCGCTTTCAACGCCGCAACTTTTTCCTTCAGCGCGGCCATTGCCGTGTTTATCTCGTTCTCCCGCGCGCCGAGCCCTTCCAGCTTTGAGACGGTGTTTTCTATGCGCGCCTTCACCGAAGCTATGCGCGCCCCATGGGCGGAAATCCGCTCCATAAGCCCCATGGCCTCCCGCAGGCCGCGCGAAAGCTCCGCCTGCTTTTCACCAAGACCGCCTCGCACAGCGTCCGTCTCCCTGCGCAGTTCGCCGATCCGCCCCTCGTCGCCGGTGATCGTTTCCGAAAGTGACGCGATCTCCCCCTTGCGAACCTCGGCCGCCTCCTGCACTCCTGTGATTTCGCTTTCGATCCGGCCGATCTCGCCAAGGGCGTTTTCGTTGCTCTGGGCCAATTCATCCAGCTGCCGGGTGAGAAGCCCCTTGTGGTCGTCGTTTCTCTCCATGGACGAGGTCATCGTCTGGCGCTCCTCGCGAAGCTCCGAAAGGTCCCGTTCTTCGGCGGCCACCTGCGAGGCGATTATCTCCGCCTCGTTGCGTTTCGTGGAAAGTTCCGCCAGAAGGTTCGCCTCGTCCTCCCGCCTTTTCTCCAGCGCGCCGGACGCTTCCGTCAACTCGTCCGTCTGCCTCCTGAAATCGTGGGCATGGCACACCAGCGCCTTCGTCCTGATCTCCGAGCGGAACTCCTTGTAGCGCTCCGCCTTCTTCGCCTGCCTGTTGAGGGAATTGCGCTGGCGCTCAAGCTCGCCCAAAATGTCCTGTATCCGCAGGAGGTTCGTCTGGCTGGCCTCAAGCTTGTTGATGGCGGCGTTGCGGCGGTACTTGTATTTCATCACCCCTGCCGCCTCTTCTATGATAAAGCGCCTCTCCTCCGGCTTGGAGTTGACAAGCTTTGTCACCTGCCCCTGTTCGATGATGGAAAAGGCCCGGATGGAAACGCCCGTGTCCAGGAAAACGTCCACGATGTCCTTTAACCGGCACGGGACCTTGTTGATGTAATATTCGGACTCGCCGGACCTGTAAAGCTTGCGGGTGACGGTGATCTCGTCGTATCCGGCGTATGGCTGGGTGGTTATCATTCCCCCGGCGTTGGAAATGGTCAGGCTCACTTCGGCGTAACCGGCCGGTTTGCGGGAGGACGATCCGTTGAAGATGAAATCCTCCATCTTCGCCCCGCGCATGATCTTGGCCGACTGCTCGCCGAGAACCCACCGGATGCCGTCGGCGATGTTGCTCTTGCCGCAGCCGTTGGGCCCCACCACCACGGTGACGCCCGGTTCAAACGCAAGCTTCGTCTCGTCAACGAAGGATTTGAACCCACGCATTTCGATATTCTTAAAATACATCTGGTTTTACCACCCTCCCTATTGTCCGGCTTCCCCAATGCGATTTACAAACATAAATCACAACCGATAATCAACCACCCGAACGAATTTGAACCAAGGTACCACTTAATATTGGCGGTGTAAAGAGAAAAACCCATATATATAGTATGGAGG
This window contains:
- the smc gene encoding chromosome segregation protein SMC; translated protein: MYFKNIEMRGFKSFVDETKLAFEPGVTVVVGPNGCGKSNIADGIRWVLGEQSAKIMRGAKMEDFIFNGSSSRKPAGYAEVSLTISNAGGMITTQPYAGYDEITVTRKLYRSGESEYYINKVPCRLKDIVDVFLDTGVSIRAFSIIEQGQVTKLVNSKPEERRFIIEEAAGVMKYKYRRNAAINKLEASQTNLLRIQDILGELERQRNSLNRQAKKAERYKEFRSEIRTKALVCHAHDFRRQTDELTEASGALEKRREDEANLLAELSTKRNEAEIIASQVAAEERDLSELREERQTMTSSMERNDDHKGLLTRQLDELAQSNENALGEIGRIESEITGVQEAAEVRKGEIASLSETITGDEGRIGELRRETDAVRGGLGEKQAELSRGLREAMGLMERISAHGARIASVKARIENTVSKLEGLGARENEINTAMAALKEKVAALKAESEALSAASLSEMDNNSAIRRGLEEASAALKSVEEELSAAEKEITRQVSRLESLEELERNMEGFSEGVRRLMKRRNEGASELSGVKGLLADGLRVTPELEAAVGAILGERLEAVIVESAGAAMQAVSLMKRENIGRSGFVPMGLSASSTGAVQAPAHPKLVGRAVDMVTLSGDVPQQAAAVLANILIASDLTGALEIWNLNPGSFTVVTPEGDMVDRFGFVTGGSPAKAAAGGAIVARKRMIEEIRAQLTTLEAKKDETASRKAAAVETVRMAREKLAMSDHNLREIEMKSVSISREMQREESELARGATALESLMRDRDNAMQEQARLTAEELQIAEETGAMERRKEELDAANGAFQTSLDELRGRLDEMTGRLGAEEVKLAESRGRLENLRMDLRRLESSGVEMTGRIQRLRDSISGFGRRRDEIAQSTEKLDAENVELARKRDTISASVNQMADTLNEKIERRAEMERSAREIEKTLDDIRTETASLAVKKSELEMRIENLLEKADHEFNIPVEDLRTADIEGLDVEEAGQRLAFLRGELSRIGDVNMSALEEYEEVNGRFEFMKNQHEDLVKSIATLRKTIDSINATTADMFNETYEKVSRNFEIVFKRLFGGGRAEMRLTQEEGQSEPGLEIFVQPPGKKVQNLNLLSAGEKAMTAIALLFAVFMTRPSPFCLLDEVDAPLDEANIFRFRDMLMEMKANTQFIIITHNQKTMSFAERLYGITQEEEGVSKILSVDLVDKHHEDFELTAA